The genomic DNA CTCCGCCGGCCCCAACGGGAAGGTCCAGACGCGCGTGATCGACAACGTCGTCCTCGGCGACGACATCGGGTTCCGTGTACGGTAAGGATCGCAGACGCGCCGCGAGGAAAGCCGAAGGCCCCACCTTCGGTTTTTTTTTAGCCGGCGCCGGGGAGTGACCGGATGACGACTGCGGCAGGGGACGCGAAGGCGCCGCCCCGCCGGAAGTTGCTCGGCGAGCGGCTGATCGACGCGGGGCTCGTCACCCCCGACCAACTGGATCTCGCCCTGCGTGAGCAGAAACGCACCGGGGAGCGGATCGGGGAGATCCTGATCAACCTGGGCTTCGTCGCCCAGGAGCAGATCTCCGCGGTCCTCGCCTCCCAGGCCGGCGTCAACTTCGTCCAACTCGACAACTACCTGATCGAGCCCGCCGCGCTGAAATGCGTACCGGAAAGCCTGGCCCGCCGCCACAAGCTGATCCCGATCCTCCTCGAACCGCCGAAATTGACGGTCGCCCTGGCGAACGTCTTCGACGTCCTGGCGATCGACGAGGTCCAGCGGATCACCGGGTATGTGGTGGATGTCGTCTCGGCCACCGAGAGCAGCGTCCTTGCCGCGATCGACCAGTACTACACCGGCGGCGTCTCCATCGAGGAGATCGTCCAGAAGTCGATCCGGCAGGTGGAGGCCGGCCGTCTCTCCGAAGCGGACCTGGCGGCGGGTGCGCCCATCATCCGGCTCGTCGACCAGATCTTCCTCACCGGGGTGCAGGACGGGGCGACGGACATCCACATGGAGCCCGAGGAGCGGGTATTCCGGATCCGGTACCGGGTCGACGGAAAGCTGCGGATGGGGCCGTCCCTCCCCAAGATGTTGCAGCCGGCCGTCACCGCCCGCGTGAAGATCCTCTCTTCGATGAACATCGCCGAGACACGGCAGCCCCAGGACGGCAAGATCAACTTCTACGTCGGCAAGCGGAAGATCGACCTGCGCGTATCGACGCTTCCCACGGTGCACGGGGAAAACCTCGTCCTGAGGGTGCTCGACAAGTCGAAGCTGATCCTGGGCCTCGAGTCCCTCGGGTTCGACGAGACGACCCTTGCGCGCTTCCGGCGGCTGATCGAGAGCCGCAACGGGATCATCACGGTGTGCGGACCGACGGGTTCCGGCAAGACCACGACGCTCTACTCCGCCCTCTCCTACATCAACAGCCTCGAGCGCAGCATCGTCACGCTGGAGGACCCGGTCGAGTACGAGCTGCCGGTCATCCGGCAGTGCCAGATCAACGTGAGGGCGGGCCTCACCTTCGCCTCCGGGCTCCGGTCGATCCTGCGGCACGACCCCGACGTCATCCTCGTCGGGGAGATGCGGGACGGAGAAACGGTGGAGCTGGCCGTCCGGTCGGCCTTGACCGGGCACCTCGTCTTCTCGACGCTCCACACGAACGACGCGGCGGGCGCGGTCCCGCGGCTGATCAACATGGGGCAGGAGCCGTTCCTGGTGGCGTCGGCGCTGCGGGCGATCATCGGCCAGGCGCTGATCCGCGTCAGTTGCACGGCGTGCAGGGAGACGTACACCCCTTCGGCGGAGACGATCGAACGGGCGGGGCTGCCGGCCGAGTCGATCCACGGGACGTACCTCCGGGGGGCGGGGTGCGCGCAGTGCGGGCAGACGGGGTTCCGGGGGCGCGTCGGCGTGTACGAGCTGATGGAGGTGACGCCCACGATCGCGCGCCTGATCATGAAGCGGGCCAACAGCCAGGATCTGCTGGAGGCGGCGATGTCGGAGGGGATGACGACGATGCGCCAGGACGGGGTCGCCAAGGCGATGCGCGGGCTGACCACGCTGGAGGAAGTGGTGCAGCTGACCTGAGATGGCCCGATACGACTACAACGCGGTGGACGATTACGGGCGCAAGGCCCGCGGGACGATGTCGTCACCGGACGAGAAATCGCTGCGCGATCAACTGGCGACGATGGGGATGCACCTGGTCTCCAACCGGCAGGTGGCGGAGAGCAGCGGCCGCGCGCTCTTCAAGAAGAAGATCAAGCGGGCCGACCTGATCGACTTCACCTACCACCTCAAGACGCTCCTCGGTGCGGGGGTTTCGCTGGTCATCGGCCTCTCGGACGTCGCCGAGCAGTCCACCAGCCCGGAGTTCCGCGAGGTGCTGCGGGACATCCGTCGCAACGTCCAGTCCGGGACGACCCTTTCCGGGGCGTTCGCGCTGCACCCGGACGTTTTCCCCGAGGTCTTCGTCTCCATCATGCGGGCGGGCGAGGTGACGGGGAACATGGACGGGGCGCTCTCCGACCTGAATCGATTCCTCACGTGGCAGGAAGAGCTCGGCAAGACGATCCGGCAGGCGACGTACTACCCGATGACGGTCGTCGGCATGGTCTCGGGGCTCATCATCCTGCTCTTCACCTTCGTCTTCCCCCGGTTCCTCGCCATCTTCAAGGGGGCGGTCATCGATCTCCCGCTCCCCACGCGCGTCGTGATCGCGATCAGCGAGTTCTTCCGGGACTACGGCCTGTACGCGCTCGCCGCCATCGTCGCCGGTGTCGTCGCGCTGCGGATGTACGGGCGGACCGAGGCCGGGCGGCTTCGGGTCGACGGTTGGAAGCTGAAGATCCCCCTCGTCGGGGAGGTGATCCGGGCGATCGAGATGAGCCAGTTCAGCCACTTCACCGCGTCCCTCTTCCGGGCGGGGGTCGAGATGACGCAGACCCTTGCCGTCGTGGAGAAGGTGATGGGGAACCGGGTGCTCGCGGCGGTGGTCCGGCAGGCGCGGGAGGAGATGATCGCGGGGGGCGGGCTCTCGGTCGCGTTGCGGAAATCGGGCGAGTTCCCGCCGATGGTCCTGCGGATGGTCTCGGCCGGGGAGTCGTCGGGAAACCTCGATGCCACCCTCGATAACGTCTCCGCCTATTATGACAAGGAAGTGCCGGCGATCGTGAAGAAGACGTTCGCCATCCTCGAACCCGCGATGACGATCCTCCTGGCGCTCGTCGT from Deltaproteobacteria bacterium includes the following:
- a CDS encoding ATPase, T2SS/T4P/T4SS family; translation: MTTAAGDAKAPPRRKLLGERLIDAGLVTPDQLDLALREQKRTGERIGEILINLGFVAQEQISAVLASQAGVNFVQLDNYLIEPAALKCVPESLARRHKLIPILLEPPKLTVALANVFDVLAIDEVQRITGYVVDVVSATESSVLAAIDQYYTGGVSIEEIVQKSIRQVEAGRLSEADLAAGAPIIRLVDQIFLTGVQDGATDIHMEPEERVFRIRYRVDGKLRMGPSLPKMLQPAVTARVKILSSMNIAETRQPQDGKINFYVGKRKIDLRVSTLPTVHGENLVLRVLDKSKLILGLESLGFDETTLARFRRLIESRNGIITVCGPTGSGKTTTLYSALSYINSLERSIVTLEDPVEYELPVIRQCQINVRAGLTFASGLRSILRHDPDVILVGEMRDGETVELAVRSALTGHLVFSTLHTNDAAGAVPRLINMGQEPFLVASALRAIIGQALIRVSCTACRETYTPSAETIERAGLPAESIHGTYLRGAGCAQCGQTGFRGRVGVYELMEVTPTIARLIMKRANSQDLLEAAMSEGMTTMRQDGVAKAMRGLTTLEEVVQLT
- a CDS encoding type II secretion system F family protein — translated: MARYDYNAVDDYGRKARGTMSSPDEKSLRDQLATMGMHLVSNRQVAESSGRALFKKKIKRADLIDFTYHLKTLLGAGVSLVIGLSDVAEQSTSPEFREVLRDIRRNVQSGTTLSGAFALHPDVFPEVFVSIMRAGEVTGNMDGALSDLNRFLTWQEELGKTIRQATYYPMTVVGMVSGLIILLFTFVFPRFLAIFKGAVIDLPLPTRVVIAISEFFRDYGLYALAAIVAGVVALRMYGRTEAGRLRVDGWKLKIPLVGEVIRAIEMSQFSHFTASLFRAGVEMTQTLAVVEKVMGNRVLAAVVRQAREEMIAGGGLSVALRKSGEFPPMVLRMVSAGESSGNLDATLDNVSAYYDKEVPAIVKKTFAILEPAMTILLALVVLGAALSFFLALYKMVGSMGATK